In the Paenibacillus sp. FSL H7-0357 genome, one interval contains:
- a CDS encoding MBOAT family O-acyltransferase, whose protein sequence is MLFNSYEFIFIFMPVTVIVYFLLNRFRLIYASKLWLALSSLFFYCWWDVRYLPLLLGSIAFNYFMGRTISHMQNATERKRKLALAFAIIMNLLLLIYYKYADFFIGNVNALFDTDVPLLKIVLPLGISFFTFTQIAYLVDAYRGKAKEYNVISYVLFVTFYPHLIAGPILHHKEMMPQFDRLRGKRFDYSNVAKGLFLLSIGLFKKVVIADSFAPVASNGFDVLSQLNFIQAWTTSLSYTLQLYYDFSGYSDMAIGVALLFNIILPINFNSPYKSLNIQDFWRRWHMTLSRFLREYIYFPLGGSRKGTTRTHINSMLTMLIGGLWHGAGWTFVFWGFMHGFAQFIHRIWQKANIKLPKWVAWFITFQFINLTWVFFRATSWDNAIKVLKGMVGLNGIGIASLDKTIVLGLAVFMIVAVLCRNSMQMLEGFKPGWKTAVFAAALFCIAVVYFNKISEFLYFSF, encoded by the coding sequence GTGCTGTTTAACTCTTACGAATTTATATTTATTTTCATGCCGGTTACTGTGATAGTTTATTTTCTATTAAATCGCTTTCGTTTGATCTACGCCAGCAAGCTCTGGCTAGCGCTTAGTTCCCTGTTCTTCTACTGCTGGTGGGATGTGCGCTACCTTCCACTGCTGCTCGGTTCCATCGCCTTCAACTATTTTATGGGCAGAACCATCTCCCATATGCAGAATGCCACGGAACGAAAGCGCAAACTAGCTTTGGCTTTCGCCATCATCATGAATCTGCTGCTGCTTATCTATTATAAATATGCCGATTTCTTTATCGGCAATGTCAACGCTCTGTTCGATACAGATGTTCCATTGCTCAAGATCGTGCTTCCGCTCGGAATCAGCTTTTTCACCTTTACACAGATCGCTTACCTGGTCGACGCTTATCGCGGTAAGGCAAAAGAATATAATGTGATCAGCTATGTATTGTTTGTAACCTTTTATCCGCATCTGATTGCAGGCCCGATTCTCCATCATAAGGAGATGATGCCGCAGTTCGACCGTTTACGGGGCAAACGGTTTGATTACAGCAACGTGGCCAAAGGCCTTTTTCTGCTGAGCATTGGGTTATTCAAGAAAGTGGTTATCGCCGATTCATTTGCACCCGTAGCCAGCAATGGATTTGATGTGTTGTCCCAGTTGAATTTTATTCAAGCCTGGACAACCTCACTTTCCTACACCCTTCAGCTCTATTATGATTTCAGCGGGTATTCGGACATGGCGATTGGTGTTGCCCTGCTGTTTAATATCATTTTGCCCATCAACTTTAATTCACCATACAAATCCTTGAACATTCAGGATTTTTGGCGCCGCTGGCATATGACCTTAAGCCGCTTCCTGCGGGAGTATATCTATTTCCCTCTGGGCGGCAGCCGTAAAGGAACTACCCGCACCCATATCAACTCCATGCTGACCATGCTCATCGGCGGTCTCTGGCACGGGGCGGGCTGGACCTTTGTCTTCTGGGGATTCATGCATGGATTTGCCCAGTTTATCCACCGGATTTGGCAAAAAGCCAACATCAAACTGCCGAAATGGGTAGCTTGGTTTATCACTTTCCAATTTATTAATCTGACCTGGGTTTTCTTCCGGGCAACCAGTTGGGACAATGCCATCAAGGTGTTGAAAGGAATGGTCGGCCTTAACGGAATCGGCATCGCTTCATTGGACAAGACGATTGTATTGGGACTGGCTGTCTTCATGATTGTGGCTGTGCTATGCCGCAACTCCATGCAGATGCTGGAAGGATTCAAGCCGGGCTGGAAAACCGCCGTTTTTGCCGCCGCTTTGTTCTGTATTGCTGTCGTCTATTTCAACAAAATCAGCGAGTTTCTCTATTTCAGCTTCTGA
- the ppaX gene encoding pyrophosphatase PpaX: MIECVLFDLDGTIVNTNELIIGSFMHALKENNLPSLTREQIIPHMGTTLHQQLSAFSGLEDTSVLEKSYRSYNYAHHDELIGSFPRVNETMEELSRRGIRMGIVTTKIRPTTLKALEMFDLLKYMETIVTVTDVTQPKPHPEPVLTAIRNLEVDPQHTLMVGDSIVDIQSAKAAGVPVAAVAWSLKGEETLRKYEPDYIIHDMTDLYEIVRQGTKES, translated from the coding sequence ATGATAGAATGCGTTCTTTTTGATCTGGACGGAACGATTGTGAATACCAATGAACTGATTATTGGCTCTTTCATGCATGCGCTGAAGGAGAACAATCTTCCGTCTTTGACCCGGGAGCAGATTATCCCCCATATGGGAACAACACTTCATCAGCAGCTGAGCGCGTTCTCCGGCCTTGAGGATACCAGTGTATTGGAGAAGTCCTACCGTTCTTACAACTACGCGCATCACGACGAGCTGATTGGTTCTTTTCCGCGTGTGAATGAAACGATGGAAGAGCTGTCGCGGCGCGGGATTAGAATGGGAATTGTAACGACGAAGATTCGTCCGACTACGCTCAAGGCACTGGAAATGTTCGATCTGCTGAAGTATATGGAAACTATAGTAACGGTTACTGATGTGACACAGCCTAAACCGCATCCGGAGCCGGTGCTGACAGCTATCCGCAACTTAGAGGTTGACCCGCAGCATACCTTAATGGTAGGCGACAGCATTGTAGATATCCAATCGGCCAAAGCGGCAGGTGTGCCTGTAGCAGCTGTAGCCTGGTCACTTAAAGGGGAAGAGACGCTGCGTAAATATGAGCCGGATTATATTATCCACGACATGACGGATTTATATGAGATAGTCCGGCAAGGGACGAAGGAATCGTGA
- the hisB gene encoding imidazoleglycerol-phosphate dehydratase HisB, producing MENNNNEQAVRKAGLSRKTNETDITLSLAVDGSGIAELETDVPFLNHMLDLFAKHGQFDLSLEGRGDIDIDDHHTVEDIGICLGQALREALGDKKGIKRYASVFIPMDEALAQVVIDISNRPHFEYRAAYPSQQVGSFSTELVHEFLWKFALEARITLHVIVHYGSNTHHMIEAIFKALGRALDEATQIDPRVKGVPSTKGVL from the coding sequence ATGGAGAATAACAATAACGAACAGGCTGTACGCAAAGCAGGCCTTAGCCGTAAAACAAACGAAACGGATATCACGCTGTCCCTGGCTGTGGATGGAAGCGGCATTGCCGAGCTGGAGACCGATGTGCCTTTTCTGAACCATATGCTCGATTTATTCGCGAAGCATGGCCAATTTGACCTTTCTCTGGAGGGCCGGGGGGATATTGATATTGACGACCACCACACGGTGGAGGATATCGGCATCTGTCTGGGACAGGCGCTCCGCGAGGCACTGGGTGACAAAAAAGGCATCAAGCGTTATGCGAGTGTGTTCATTCCCATGGATGAAGCGCTGGCCCAGGTGGTCATCGACATCAGCAACCGGCCGCATTTTGAATACCGGGCGGCTTATCCGTCACAGCAGGTAGGCAGCTTCTCTACGGAGCTGGTTCATGAGTTCCTCTGGAAATTCGCGCTGGAGGCCCGGATTACACTGCACGTGATAGTACACTACGGCTCCAATACTCATCATATGATTGAGGCGATATTCAAAGCGCTGGGACGGGCGCTGGACGAAGCAACGCAGATTGATCCGCGTGTGAAGGGTGTGCCATCTACGAAGGGAGTGCTGTAG
- a CDS encoding acyltransferase has product MRNLTRYPVEGHNSLWYIYRTVSPWKGVRNFIFIQIARYCPILPLKNWIYRRILGMKVGKHTAFGLMAMVDVFFPEKITVGENSIIGYNTTILAHEYLIKEYRLGEVIIGENVLIGANTTILPGVTIGDGAVVAAGSVVHKHVAAGSFVGGNPLRELRPGDSSDRLDRTEDL; this is encoded by the coding sequence GTGAGAAACCTAACCCGCTATCCGGTGGAGGGGCATAATTCACTCTGGTACATTTACCGTACAGTTAGCCCATGGAAGGGCGTCCGTAATTTTATATTTATCCAAATTGCCCGGTATTGCCCCATTCTTCCGCTCAAGAACTGGATTTATCGCCGGATCCTTGGCATGAAGGTGGGTAAACATACGGCATTTGGACTGATGGCAATGGTGGATGTATTTTTTCCGGAGAAAATTACAGTCGGCGAAAACTCCATCATCGGCTATAACACCACCATTTTGGCTCATGAGTACCTGATTAAAGAGTATCGGCTCGGTGAAGTCATTATTGGTGAAAATGTTCTAATTGGCGCTAATACAACCATTCTCCCCGGTGTAACGATCGGAGATGGCGCGGTTGTGGCGGCCGGTTCGGTTGTGCACAAGCATGTGGCGGCCGGGTCGTTTGTCGGAGGCAATCCGCTGCGGGAGCTGCGCCCGGGGGACTCGTCAGACCGGTTAGACCGTACAGAAGACCTATAG
- a CDS encoding acyltransferase: protein MNSIKKERLPQLDIFRALAILGVLHVHATSFAAGEQALQSPYYVWINGVNIFFRFGTPCFIFLSSFVLFYNYYGRPVTRGLMLNFYRRRLTYILLPYLLASIGYHLMVLYINGQLLDDPLTNLSSFMYALITGSAYTHLYFVFISIQFYLVFPLILQLMQKSKKMVTWAILIGLIIQWAFVFLNKYQLQLVDKASYAPTYMAYYMMGAYLAIHFDKIKPWLERPFKEWSNTQTGETIVLWGSWLAAAFIQIHLWYQGRHFGHWVNSLWYELLWNVHSMLSALVLLHATFLIYRTASRGVNAFMTRLGEISFAVYLLHPLILVLYRRFRYNIPLDSLAYVLFVHGGLIVALGVSWMVVQISFRRTRWSWIAFGSVPRSLAPQPKREPDAVLTLDNSHGKA from the coding sequence GTGAATTCCATCAAAAAGGAAAGGCTGCCCCAGTTGGATATTTTCCGGGCTTTGGCCATACTTGGTGTACTGCATGTACATGCCACATCGTTCGCAGCAGGAGAGCAGGCACTTCAATCGCCTTATTATGTTTGGATCAACGGGGTCAATATTTTTTTTAGATTCGGGACTCCCTGTTTTATTTTTCTTAGCAGTTTTGTACTGTTCTATAATTACTACGGCCGTCCGGTTACCCGCGGGCTGATGCTTAACTTTTACCGCCGGAGACTAACGTATATCCTTTTGCCTTATCTGCTGGCCTCCATCGGATATCATCTAATGGTTCTCTACATAAACGGTCAATTGCTTGATGATCCGTTAACGAATCTATCCTCCTTTATGTACGCCCTCATTACAGGCTCTGCCTATACTCATTTGTACTTCGTATTTATCAGCATTCAGTTCTATTTGGTCTTTCCGCTGATCCTGCAACTGATGCAGAAATCAAAAAAAATGGTCACCTGGGCTATACTGATCGGTCTCATCATTCAGTGGGCTTTTGTATTCCTGAATAAATATCAGCTGCAACTTGTGGATAAGGCCAGCTATGCTCCAACGTATATGGCTTATTACATGATGGGGGCTTATCTTGCGATTCATTTTGACAAAATCAAGCCTTGGCTGGAACGCCCCTTCAAAGAGTGGTCCAACACACAAACAGGAGAGACAATTGTGCTCTGGGGCAGTTGGCTCGCTGCGGCCTTCATTCAGATTCATCTATGGTATCAAGGCCGGCATTTTGGCCATTGGGTCAACTCGCTGTGGTACGAGCTGCTCTGGAATGTTCACTCCATGCTTTCGGCGCTTGTACTGCTTCATGCCACCTTCCTGATATACCGCACAGCTTCCCGCGGGGTTAATGCCTTTATGACGAGGCTAGGAGAAATCTCCTTTGCTGTGTATCTGCTCCATCCGCTCATTCTGGTGCTGTACCGCCGGTTCCGGTATAACATTCCATTGGATTCCTTGGCCTATGTATTATTCGTTCATGGAGGGCTTATAGTGGCTCTGGGGGTAAGCTGGATGGTCGTTCAGATCTCGTTCCGCCGAACCCGTTGGTCCTGGATCGCATTCGGAAGTGTTCCCCGCTCGCTTGCACCTCAACCTAAGCGGGAGCCGGATGCAGTGCTCACTTTGGATAATAGCCACGGAAAGGCTTAG
- a CDS encoding copper amine oxidase N-terminal domain-containing protein, with the protein MRHKKTKYKKFIFQFITMVIAFAVLIGTFSYIVDPLQFYRKASFYTPKLSWQERYQNPGLARNYKYDTIVLGSSMTENFLPSDVGEKLKGDVLKLSIEGSTIGEQYQTAKVAFKTGQVRQVLWGIDYFAFRTNNATGNEEFPAYLYDSNPLNDYKYVFNETNIKSALTALSKSEGRANLKLSSLELLYNWDKSVTYGRDLVIKNWQSARNKEVAYGNNEDPLDSVKQTFDENVVSIVKAHPETKFYFYYPPYSILRQQVWYKTNPERYGNQLEMKRYMFDKLNSYSNVSIYEFQTDSDITYNLDLYKDLSHHSGAVNSIIVDGISKGTHLVTADNLEQGIQLLKRQAENVIVNTEEGTVYSIDLSLNGEPQSFGFLPPTTGDVIMAPLKLYAQMLGIAFDYDIDKKLITLAKGDSVAELTVGSDEALLDGQTVKLAAPVENKIGIMAAPLESIPALFGGSVTLGQEKDKLLEVDITFGE; encoded by the coding sequence TTGAGGCATAAAAAAACGAAATACAAAAAATTTATATTTCAATTTATAACTATGGTTATCGCGTTCGCTGTTCTGATTGGTACCTTTAGTTATATTGTCGATCCCTTGCAGTTCTACCGCAAGGCCAGCTTCTATACTCCTAAACTGTCCTGGCAGGAACGATACCAGAATCCCGGTCTTGCCCGTAACTACAAATATGATACCATCGTTCTCGGCAGCTCCATGACGGAGAATTTTCTCCCCTCTGATGTAGGCGAGAAGTTGAAGGGCGACGTTCTTAAATTGTCTATTGAAGGCTCAACCATCGGAGAGCAGTATCAGACTGCAAAAGTAGCCTTCAAAACAGGCCAGGTCAGACAAGTATTATGGGGAATCGATTATTTCGCCTTCCGCACTAACAATGCAACCGGGAATGAAGAATTCCCCGCATATCTGTACGATAGCAATCCGCTTAACGATTACAAATATGTCTTCAATGAAACTAATATTAAGTCGGCGCTTACAGCTTTGAGTAAGTCAGAAGGACGAGCCAACCTGAAGCTGTCATCGCTTGAACTACTGTACAACTGGGACAAGTCAGTTACCTATGGACGCGACTTAGTTATTAAGAACTGGCAGTCAGCACGGAACAAGGAGGTCGCGTATGGAAATAATGAGGATCCGCTGGATTCTGTTAAGCAAACCTTTGATGAGAATGTGGTCAGCATAGTCAAAGCTCATCCGGAAACGAAGTTTTATTTCTACTATCCGCCATATTCGATTCTGCGGCAGCAGGTCTGGTATAAGACCAACCCGGAACGCTACGGCAACCAGCTGGAAATGAAACGTTATATGTTCGATAAGCTTAATTCTTATTCCAATGTTAGTATTTATGAATTCCAGACAGACAGCGACATCACCTATAACCTTGATCTTTACAAGGATCTGTCCCATCACTCCGGCGCTGTTAATTCTATAATTGTGGATGGAATCTCTAAAGGGACCCATCTGGTCACAGCAGATAACCTGGAACAGGGGATCCAACTGCTGAAGCGGCAGGCCGAGAATGTAATCGTCAATACAGAGGAGGGCACAGTCTATTCCATAGATCTCTCTCTGAACGGTGAGCCGCAGAGCTTCGGTTTCCTTCCGCCAACGACAGGAGACGTCATTATGGCTCCTCTCAAGCTCTATGCGCAGATGCTGGGGATTGCCTTCGATTATGATATCGATAAGAAATTGATTACTCTCGCCAAGGGAGACAGCGTTGCGGAACTGACTGTAGGTTCGGACGAAGCCCTGCTCGATGGACAAACCGTCAAGCTGGCTGCCCCCGTTGAGAACAAGATCGGGATCATGGCCGCTCCACTGGAGTCCATTCCAGCCTTGTTCGGAGGTTCAGTCACTTTGGGGCAGGAGAAAGACAAGCTGCTTGAAGTTGATATCACCTTTGGGGAATAA
- the hisG gene encoding ATP phosphoribosyltransferase, producing the protein MAQILKVAMPKGRIYNKAAELFRQAGLPIPPDGEESRKLVISLPEAGMEFILAKPVDVPTYVEYGVADIGIVGKDVLLEEERDVYELLDLGIARCRMSIIGLPNWQPGIQQRVATKYPNVASRYFREQGQQVEVVKLNGSIELAPLIGLADRIVDMVETGQTLKDNGLVEMKSIFEITSRLVANRVSYRMKNEQIQQLCDRLQAVIAEPGLQLK; encoded by the coding sequence ATGGCGCAGATACTGAAGGTAGCTATGCCGAAAGGCCGAATATACAATAAAGCGGCAGAGTTGTTCCGCCAAGCGGGGCTGCCGATTCCGCCGGATGGCGAAGAGTCGCGCAAGCTGGTGATCTCACTGCCTGAGGCGGGCATGGAGTTTATTCTGGCCAAGCCGGTTGATGTGCCTACCTATGTTGAATATGGTGTGGCGGATATTGGCATCGTGGGCAAGGATGTGCTGCTGGAGGAAGAACGCGACGTGTACGAGCTGCTTGATCTGGGCATCGCACGTTGCCGGATGTCCATTATCGGGCTGCCGAACTGGCAGCCAGGGATTCAGCAGCGGGTAGCGACGAAATACCCGAATGTAGCTTCGCGGTATTTCCGTGAGCAGGGCCAGCAGGTGGAGGTCGTTAAGCTGAACGGCTCGATTGAGCTTGCTCCGCTGATTGGCCTTGCCGACCGTATTGTCGATATGGTGGAGACCGGGCAAACCCTTAAGGATAACGGACTGGTGGAAATGAAGAGCATCTTCGAAATTACAAGCCGGCTGGTTGCGAACCGTGTAAGCTACCGGATGAAGAATGAGCAGATCCAGCAGCTGTGCGACCGTCTGCAGGCAGTTATCGCAGAACCGGGGCTTCAGTTAAAATAA
- the hisD gene encoding histidinol dehydrogenase, with amino-acid sequence MKVQSSREFNLQREVEYGTPEQNKAVKQIVADIKQEGDAALLRYTERFDGAALTPAQLRVTAAELQAAYSRVEESFVTAIRAAAVNIRAFHARQKRSSWMDLQPDGTILGQIIRPLKRVGVYVPGGKAAYPSSVLMNVIPAQIAGVPEIVMVTPPSTGGKDGIDPYILVAAAEAGVSEVYRVGGAQAIAALAFGTESIAPVDKICGPGNIYVALAKREVYGAVDIDSIAGPSEIVVLADETAEPAYIAADLLSQAEHDEMASAILVTPSQSLGEAVAAEVERQLQELPREAIARASVENYGAIIVVDSIKEGISVVNRLAPEHLEIVVEYPMGLLGSIENAGAIFLGPYSSEPVGDYFAGPNHIIPTNGTARFSSPVDVDDFIKKSSLIYYSKEALLRDGATIIELARREGLEGHARAIEIRLENEAKGGEENGE; translated from the coding sequence GTGAAGGTCCAATCGAGCAGGGAATTTAATCTGCAGCGTGAAGTGGAATACGGAACGCCGGAGCAGAACAAGGCCGTGAAGCAAATCGTAGCCGACATCAAACAGGAGGGCGACGCTGCGCTGCTCCGCTATACGGAGCGGTTTGACGGGGCAGCGCTGACACCGGCGCAGCTGCGGGTAACCGCAGCAGAGCTCCAGGCGGCTTATAGCCGGGTTGAGGAATCGTTCGTAACCGCGATTCGTGCGGCTGCGGTCAATATCCGGGCGTTTCACGCCCGTCAGAAACGCAGTTCATGGATGGATCTGCAGCCGGACGGTACGATCCTCGGCCAGATCATCCGCCCGCTGAAGCGGGTGGGCGTATATGTTCCCGGCGGCAAGGCGGCGTATCCGTCCTCGGTGCTGATGAACGTGATTCCGGCCCAGATTGCCGGAGTGCCGGAGATCGTGATGGTCACACCGCCGTCGACCGGCGGCAAGGACGGCATCGATCCTTACATCCTCGTTGCTGCGGCAGAAGCCGGTGTGAGCGAGGTCTACCGCGTGGGCGGCGCGCAGGCGATCGCCGCGCTCGCCTTCGGCACGGAATCCATCGCGCCGGTCGATAAAATCTGCGGCCCCGGCAACATCTACGTTGCCTTGGCCAAGCGCGAGGTCTACGGCGCGGTCGATATCGACAGCATCGCCGGGCCCAGCGAAATCGTCGTGCTCGCCGACGAAACCGCAGAGCCGGCTTACATTGCGGCTGATCTGCTCTCACAGGCAGAGCATGACGAGATGGCCTCGGCCATCCTTGTGACGCCGTCGCAGAGCCTCGGAGAGGCCGTAGCGGCCGAGGTGGAGCGGCAGCTTCAGGAGCTGCCGCGCGAGGCCATCGCCCGCGCCTCGGTGGAGAACTACGGCGCAATCATCGTCGTAGACTCGATAAAGGAAGGCATCTCCGTAGTGAACCGGCTGGCGCCGGAGCATCTGGAGATTGTCGTCGAATATCCCATGGGCCTGCTCGGCAGCATCGAGAATGCCGGAGCGATTTTCCTGGGACCGTACAGCTCGGAACCGGTCGGCGATTATTTCGCCGGACCGAATCATATTATACCGACCAATGGCACTGCGCGGTTCTCTTCGCCGGTTGATGTGGATGATTTCATCAAGAAATCAAGCCTGATTTATTACAGCAAGGAAGCGCTGCTGCGTGATGGAGCAACCATCATCGAGTTGGCCAGACGCGAAGGGCTGGAAGGTCATGCACGGGCGATAGAGATCAGGCTGGAGAATGAAGCGAAGGGCGGAGAAGAAAATGGAGAATAA
- the gntK gene encoding gluconokinase: protein MIGVDIGTTSTKAVLFEENGRIAAQSNQGYPLHQPSPSVAEQDPEQIMNAVTQTIAAVMRDSAVPAEAVLFVSFSSAMHSVIAVDNTGKPLTACITWADNRSAACAARLKNELGGHELYLRTGTPIHPMSPITKLMWLGEEQPELFRQAYKFISIKEYIFAKLFGEYVIDHSIASSTGMFNLEKLDWDEEALSIAGITRERLSSPVPTTHIMQGLLPGLAAELGLLSSTPFIVGASDGVLSNLGVGAIQPGVIAATIGTSGAIRTVVDRPLTDPKGRIFCYALTEKHWVIGGPVNNGGMLFRWVRDEFAASEVETAKRLGIDPYEVLTRIAEQVPPGSGGLLFHPYLTGERAPLWNPDARGSFFGLTMNHHKEHMIRSVLEGVIFNMYTVLLAMEERIGRPSKILATGGFARSALWRQMMADIFDQEVVVPESFESSCLGAVVLGLYAIRRIDSLDHVFGMIGSTHQHQPIQEHATVYKQLLPIYISVFRSLESQYEAIAGFQREQSGE, encoded by the coding sequence ATGATCGGCGTTGATATTGGAACCACCAGCACTAAGGCAGTCCTCTTCGAAGAAAATGGCCGAATCGCGGCACAGTCCAATCAGGGTTACCCGCTGCACCAGCCCTCCCCATCTGTGGCTGAGCAGGATCCGGAACAAATTATGAATGCAGTAACCCAAACCATTGCGGCGGTGATGCGGGACAGTGCTGTCCCCGCTGAAGCGGTGCTGTTTGTCTCTTTCAGTTCAGCCATGCATAGTGTCATTGCCGTAGACAATACGGGCAAGCCCCTTACCGCCTGCATCACATGGGCGGATAACCGCAGCGCTGCTTGTGCTGCCCGTCTTAAGAACGAGCTCGGGGGGCATGAATTATATTTGCGTACAGGAACCCCTATTCATCCGATGTCCCCGATCACCAAGCTGATGTGGCTTGGCGAAGAGCAGCCGGAGCTTTTTCGCCAGGCTTATAAATTCATTTCCATTAAAGAATACATCTTCGCCAAACTATTCGGAGAATATGTGATCGACCATTCCATCGCTTCCTCTACAGGCATGTTCAACCTGGAGAAGCTGGACTGGGATGAAGAGGCGCTGAGCATTGCCGGCATTACCAGGGAGCGCCTGTCGAGCCCTGTCCCTACCACCCATATTATGCAGGGACTACTCCCGGGGCTGGCAGCAGAACTGGGCCTGCTCTCCTCTACTCCATTTATTGTCGGCGCCAGCGACGGGGTCCTCTCCAATCTTGGGGTTGGTGCCATACAGCCTGGCGTTATCGCTGCCACGATCGGAACCAGCGGAGCGATCCGCACCGTAGTGGACCGTCCGCTTACCGATCCCAAAGGGCGAATCTTCTGCTATGCCCTGACAGAGAAACACTGGGTCATCGGCGGTCCGGTGAATAACGGCGGCATGCTGTTCCGCTGGGTACGTGATGAATTTGCCGCCTCCGAGGTGGAGACTGCCAAACGCCTCGGCATTGATCCCTATGAAGTGCTGACACGCATTGCCGAGCAGGTGCCTCCCGGCAGCGGCGGATTGCTCTTTCATCCCTACCTGACTGGAGAACGCGCACCGCTATGGAATCCGGATGCCAGGGGCTCCTTCTTTGGCCTGACGATGAATCACCACAAGGAGCATATGATCCGTTCAGTGCTGGAAGGGGTCATTTTCAATATGTACACCGTGCTGCTGGCCATGGAGGAGCGCATTGGCCGCCCGAGCAAGATTCTCGCCACCGGCGGTTTCGCCCGCTCTGCCCTGTGGCGGCAGATGATGGCCGATATTTTCGATCAGGAGGTTGTCGTTCCGGAGAGCTTCGAGAGTTCCTGCCTTGGCGCAGTTGTGCTTGGTCTTTATGCTATCCGGCGCATCGACTCCCTTGATCATGTATTCGGAATGATCGGCTCCACTCATCAGCATCAGCCGATCCAGGAGCATGCCACAGTGTACAAGCAGCTGCTGCCTATCTATATTTCCGTCTTCCGGAGTCTGGAAAGTCAATATGAGGCCATCGCCGGGTTTCAGCGTGAACAGTCGGGCGAATAA
- a CDS encoding ATP phosphoribosyltransferase regulatory subunit translates to MSKPKGFEKPAGVRDYLPRAVTKLRKIENDVLHCMSRWGYQQMITPTLEYYDTVGVASSTSDQKLYKLLNNRGQALVLRSEMTAPVARVVSSLLKDEPLPLRLSYHANVFRAIEEEAGREAEFFQTGVELVGDDSPEADAEVVALAISSLQAAGVKSFKIAMGHVGFLDGLFQEAVAGLPEAQEELKSHLLNRDYVAFRETLRRLDLTEAQKRELDGLLRLRGGKEICGQALELSSHPLARTSIEHLCKVWEVLVSYGVSQHVLIDLTMIGDFSYYTGMTFEGYASELGFPVCSGGRYDNLLQQFGRPIPSTGFSLKTNRILDGVSGMPEEAELPVLIQYDALRRTEGLEEAARLRAQGRIVVTKLAAGPEELKTVKRLDTETVEADGEQYGEIYTFVSFVSEHG, encoded by the coding sequence ATGTCCAAACCTAAGGGATTCGAGAAGCCGGCTGGTGTGCGCGACTATCTCCCGCGTGCAGTAACGAAGTTGCGCAAGATTGAGAACGACGTGCTCCACTGCATGAGCCGCTGGGGATACCAGCAGATGATTACACCCACACTTGAATATTACGATACGGTCGGCGTGGCTAGTTCCACATCAGACCAGAAGCTTTATAAATTGCTTAACAACCGTGGTCAGGCCCTGGTGCTGCGGTCCGAAATGACTGCGCCGGTTGCGCGCGTGGTTTCATCGTTACTGAAGGATGAGCCACTTCCGCTCCGCCTTTCTTATCATGCCAATGTGTTCCGGGCAATCGAAGAGGAAGCCGGCCGGGAAGCGGAGTTTTTCCAGACCGGTGTGGAGCTTGTAGGCGATGATTCGCCTGAGGCGGATGCCGAGGTCGTGGCGCTGGCCATTTCGTCGCTGCAGGCAGCGGGCGTCAAGTCTTTCAAAATCGCGATGGGACATGTCGGATTCCTGGACGGACTCTTCCAAGAGGCGGTCGCCGGACTGCCGGAAGCCCAGGAGGAGCTGAAAAGCCATCTGCTGAACCGCGATTATGTCGCTTTCCGGGAAACCCTCCGGCGGCTGGACCTGACGGAGGCCCAGAAGCGGGAGCTGGACGGGCTGCTGCGGCTGCGCGGCGGCAAAGAAATCTGCGGGCAGGCACTGGAGCTCAGCAGCCATCCGCTGGCCCGGACCTCTATTGAGCATCTGTGCAAGGTGTGGGAGGTGCTTGTCTCTTATGGGGTTTCACAGCATGTGCTGATTGATCTGACGATGATCGGAGATTTCTCTTATTATACAGGGATGACCTTTGAGGGATATGCCTCCGAGCTGGGGTTCCCGGTATGCAGCGGCGGTCGGTATGATAATCTGCTTCAGCAGTTTGGGCGCCCGATTCCTTCGACCGGGTTCTCACTCAAAACGAACCGGATTCTGGACGGAGTATCCGGCATGCCGGAAGAGGCGGAGCTGCCGGTATTGATCCAGTACGATGCGCTGCGGCGGACCGAAGGGCTGGAAGAAGCCGCGCGGCTGCGCGCACAAGGCCGGATTGTTGTAACCAAGCTGGCAGCGGGGCCGGAAGAGCTGAAGACGGTGAAGCGGCTTGACACAGAGACGGTGGAAGCCGACGGCGAGCAGTATGGTGAAATCTATACATTTGTGTCTTTTGTCAGCGAACACGGCTAA